The Elgaria multicarinata webbii isolate HBS135686 ecotype San Diego chromosome 11, rElgMul1.1.pri, whole genome shotgun sequence genome segment ACAGAAGAGAGTCCTCCCCAGCCATGCCTAATTATATATTTGTAACCAATCTTGAACAAGGTGAGATATACAGTGTAataagaccacatcacgccagtccttctacagcttcattggctgccagtccaggtccgagcctgattcaaagtgctggtactaacattcagagccctaaatggtttggggccagattatttgaaggaacgcctcctcccatatgtgcttgcccggaccttaagatcatccagaggggtccttctccgtgagcccctgccaaaggaagtgaggcaggtggctactaggaggagggccttctctgctgtggcaccccggctgtggaacgagctgcccagagaggttcatctggcacctacactgtattccttccattgccagctgaagacctttttattttctcagtattttaaacaCCTAttcacttaaatttaaactttgctgttttaattccatattttaacctatatcaatttttgctgtgtggttttatcctggttgtgctttttatattgtattttgtatttgtgttttgagatggttggttgtttttatgctcttcatggttttaatttttgtgaaccgcccagagagcttcggctattgggcggtataaaaaatgtaataaataaataaataaataaataaataatccataagCCTTTCATCCTATGCATCAGTGCAAATGCACCGCAAGGTCTCCGCATCCATGGCATGAGGATGCTACATATCCAGCCAACGCTGTGCGAGCTTGGAACGTGCCGTCGCAAAGGCCGCACGGTGGGTATTTCTCCCTCCACACCCAAGGCCCCCAATCCCTGGTGTGGTGCTGCAGTCTTGGCACGATGGACCTGGATGTCTTTGGGCCAACGTGCAGCGGAAGAGGCTTCCTACGTGACAGGCGTGCCATCCGAGCTTCGCCACAGGGAGGTGTTCTGCGTCAGTCTCCACAGAAGGGCTACAACATTCAGCCCAGCTCTCAGCCGTCTCCCCTCGGCCGTCTCCCTCCAAAACCACCGTCCTGCATGCCCCAAGTTTGCTCCAACTGGGCCAGGCCTCATCCAAGCCCGACTCCTGCTTTCCCCTGCTAGACTGTGGCTCATGGCCAACACCGCCTCCCAAAACCCACACGCACTTGCTCACCATCTGCTCCTGAGTCTGGCGCTGGGTTTCGCTCACTGTGGCTTGGAGTCCCTGGAGAAGGCGCTCCGAGGTCTGGACCTGGGTCAGAAGAACCTGAACCTGCTCGGAAAACAAAGGGAGAGGATGGATGATTCACAGAGGGCAAAGCGGGTCAACTGCATGaagctgggggattatgggagatgtagtttaaGATATCTGgacagtgccaggttgggaaaggctggtataaAGTGCTGGATTAGGAGACCCAAATTCATATCCtgtctcagccatgaagctcactggataatCTTGAGTCAACCCTATTTCTTCACCCAGgggtcctaatccagccctctgggcttccccagatgtcacagaatcatagaatagtggagttggaagggacctataaggccattgagtccaaccccctgctcaatgcaggaatccaccctaaagcatccctgccagatggctgtccagctgcctcttgaatgcctctagtgtgggagagcccacaacctccctaggtcactggttccattgccgtactactctaaccgtcaggaagtttttcctgatgtcctgccggaacctgccttcctgtaacttgaacccattattccgtgtcctgcactctgggaggatcgagaagagatcctggccctcctctgtgtgacaacctttcaagtacttaaagagtgctatcatgtctcccctcaatcttctcttctccaggctaaatgtgcccagttctttcagtctcacatctccttcccccccgccccccaaaaatgaTGATTTGGTGTTTCTTGGCTTTTCTTTTGCAtcttccccccattctgaaagactgaaatgcccctctgaagacttagttactggcagtaggaaaTTTACACAAAAATatgccatttcccacccaccccgcccattttttgccccacccaccactggaatgtgggccctgaaagcttctctaaaattgaattcagctttcGAGGTGAAAGACGTTCCCCTCCCCTCAGGCTAATCCACCACATAGAGTTGCTGTGAATATAAAACGGAGGGGGAGAGAACCTTGTTCAGCTCCTGGGAGGACGGGCAGGATAGAATTCTACTATCACACGAACAGGCACTGAGGGCGTCATGCCACATACATACCTGCTTGGTGCATTCATCATTGCTACGTCTCAGTGCCTCCTCCAGGCTGGCCTTTTCCCGTGCTGCTTCTTCCAGAGCCTCACACTGCTGCCGGACCTGGAAGGAGGGAAGCCAGGGGCACAATGAGGGCAGGAAGGCCTCTGGGGATACATCCTCTTAAGTCCCCAGCAACCTTCTAGCAACCCCCTTCATGCTAACAAGAGAAACCCCCTCTAAGAGCAAAAGGAATGTCAGCAGGAGACGGTTAAAGTGGGTGGAATATTTATACATTCTGCCTTTCCATCCTCAAAGAATCTACCaaggcaagtaaaaaaaaaacactttaaaaggaaaaagcacaattaacatggggggggggctcatctacaccaagcaggatattccactatgaaagcggtatataaaaggcaggagccacactcctgctttatagcagtattgaagtgcactgacaactgttggggcccattgatgcatatcatatactgctttcatatcactttcatagtgttatatcctgcttggtgtagaagtgtcatgggccccaacggtggtcagtgcacttcagtaccactataaaacagtagtgtagaccctgcagtgcatttcaataccgctataaagcagcagtgtggatcctgcattttatatactgctttcatagcggaatatcctgcttggtgtagatgagcccacagtaagcaaaagaaagaaaaatcacagtACAGCagagtcttcaaagctgccttgaTACTGAATACAGAATCACCTCCAACTAAAAGCCCCACTCCCAAACGCTCTACCAAAGAGCCTAGTCCTTACTATACGGCAGAAAGCCAGCAGCAACGGAGGTAGGCAGGCCTCCCTCGGGAGGGATTTTCAGTTAGGACTGCCGCAACAGAGAACACCTTAGCTGGGCACCTTTCTCCATCTTGACACACCAGTTGACACACTTTGTCCCAAGCACATGCACCTGTCCGTGGAGCTGCATCCATTCCGATTCAGGTACCAGCTGGTATCCAGCTGGCGGTAAGTAGATGGTCTCAGGCACCAGGGTTCCGGTGGAGGAGGCAATCGATGCAGTCTCGGGACTCGGGGGGCGTCTGCGTCGGACGGGAGGCCCGGGGCTTGGTGCCAAGGAAGAAAAAGAGGCAATGGAGACACTGTCAAGGCTACGGGCAAATTTCTCAGCCACTCCTCCTTCCCCCAGAGTAACATGGTCATCTCCAGGCGCATCGGAGGGCACAGCCTCAGGATCAGCAAGCAGGGATTCGGCTGAGCTACATAAGGAACgctgaagagaaaggaaaaacaatGATTAAGGAAGCCCTCATGGAGCCAGGCTACCCAAAATGGATACTTCAGAGACCAACCCCTATAGCCTGGTGTCTGGGTTGGGCAGGCTGATGTTACTGAGAGCTTAAGGAGTGGCCCACCATTGCCGTAGCCCTGTAATTCTGAGCCTGGAGTCAAAAAGCAAACACCTAATTGGCAGCTCACAACTGGTTTCCCGTAATGACTCATCTAATGTGATTTTCTCAGACTTGTAGCCACCCAGTAAAATCCAGCTCATCCTGCCGTCGCTCAGATGTCACTGGCTGGCTCCATCACTCCATTTTTGTCGCACTTGGTCATTTGCATGCTAACCATCTCTTGATCTAGTGAAACAACTACGACAGCCAAGTGCAGACTTGTGGCTCTAGGTTTACTGGAGTCAAGTAGCTGTACGAAGATTCTATGTTGATTTATTCTGGGGCAACCATCACCCTCAGGTGCATTTTGCAGGAAATCCCGGCCTCCTCCTTCATTCGTCGGCTCCTTCCCAAACTGCATACTCACCCTATTTTGAGCTGCTGGAAGCCACCCATCCCTTCCGACTCCTTCCTTCCTCAGCGCCCTATCTCCCCTTTCCACCCACCCGCATCTCACCTGCTCACCCTGAAGCTCCTGAACCAGTCCCTCAGCATGTGCCAGCTTGGCCTTCAGCTCCGCAATCTCTTGCTCCATTGGCAGCACAATGGCCCGGAGCCGCTGAGTGTCCTCTTGCGCCTGTGGGGAATACAAGAGCCTTCATCCTAGCCTCAGCTTAGCACCTTCCCAGTGAGCACCAGAAATCCTGGCTGTCCACTGCTTACCTTTTCCATCTGTTTCTCCAACGAGTCCAGGGGGTTGGTCCTCGGCAGCAAACGGCTCCAAGCATTCTCCCGGCTGTCCCGCTCCACAGCCGAGAGGCGAGCTTCATAGCTGGAGATGGTGTCTGTAGGCAGAGTGGACGCATGAGCAgccacataggaagctgccttatatcaagtcaggccattgatccatctagtccagtattgttatcactgactggcagcagctctcctgaggtttcaggcaggattctttccgaagcctgcctggagatgcaggggattgaacccacgaccttctgcatgcaaagcggatGCTCTCccgctgagctatggtccctccccacaTACACGAGGCATCCCAGAATCCTGggtcctgccccccacccacccaccccagttctaGGAGTGATCTAAAACGTCCAGGGAAGGCATTCCCTTTCCATCTCCTAACACTTGCATCCCTTCACCTTTCAAGATGGTCTGCAACGAAGCCACCTCCTCCTGGCACCGGCGCCGGACGCCCTCCACAGCCTCGTGTTTCGTGCCTTCGCTCACGGCGGCCACAGCTCGGACGGTCTCCACTTCTGCCAACGCAGCCGCCAACTGGGCCTGCAGGCTTTGGATTGTCTCCTCGGGGCCAGGGTCTCTTGGGAGGTCAGGACCAGGGGCGACCACATCCTGCACCCTCTGTGGTTCTTGGGTAGGAggggaacagggatggggaatgaaaACTGGGGCTAGATTTGAATCCAGGACTTGTTTCCCTGTTCCCCTCTCAAGTGAGCTCTGAACTTCTGCTGCTAGCCCTAGAACTCCTGACCCCCACTCTAAACCTTTGGCCTTTCACCTCTCCACTGCCCATGAACCAGCAGGCAGGCCAATCATCCTACCCCTGGCCGTGACCTCTGACCTGCCCCCAGTGCGTGTGACGCAAACCAGACCCCGGCTCTAGGAGCCCCCAGAGCGGCGAGGGGCGTGGCTTCCCGGTTtcccgccccctttccctgcccgccgccgagaggggagggggagttcgcGCGTACCTTCCATCCCGCAAAGGCTTCTGTGGCTGCGGCGGCTTCCCCGGAGGCCGAGCGGAGCCGGAATCCCCCGAGCGGAACCGGAAATAGCCGAATAAGCACGGGAACGGCCGAAAAAAAGGGATGTTCCCGAGAATGAACGGAAATGCTCGAACGGACCCGAAGGAGGGGAGGTTGCGCTTCCAATTCGCGCTCCTCCGGACCCGCCGAGATTGCCCGAGCGTTTCCGAAGAGAGCCGAAGTGAAGCGGGGACATAGgcgagaagggtgtgtgtggctgCTCCCGGAAGTGCCGTTGCTGTTGCTGTCAGAGGGGATTAACAAGTGCCGGGGCTCACAAACCAGCCTCTAAGCCCCGTTGTTTTGACTTGGAAGAGCCGCGCTTGCAGATGGAAGAACGGGAAGGCACGGTAGCCTGCGAACCCTCCGTGGAGAAGGAACactgcccatgctcagaggctATCTCGTATTTCTCATTTAGTGTTCCAAATTTTACTCCCctctaaaaaaacatttttttaaaaaacaccttcgGGGGTGAACTCTGACCTCAAATACGCCCTTGCCCATAATTGAGCGCAGTAGGGCGAGCTGCCAGCTGGGATGAAGCAATTTTGCCCAATGCCACAGAGAAGGCGGCAGCAAGGCGAGACCTGCTGGTTCTTCACAGGGGGCCCCTGGAAAATACTGTGTCGCTGATACTGCCAGACCGGAGAGGCCCACTGCAGCGGCAGACCCAGAGGCCCCGCCGGACTCCCAAACCTCTCCCCTTTCGCTCCTTGTTGGCATTTTCCCCGTCGTCAGGGAGGCGGCTCGAAGGGTAAAGAGATTAGGAAGTCGTCCACTGTGTCCACTGTGCCAGATACAGCAGGAAAGATAAATCCGTGATTTTGTCCCTCTGTTTTAGAAATTGGCTTACCGGCAACACTGCCCCTCCTTAGTCGAATTGGGGTGGTGCTTAAAGAAAAGGAGACTTTGGAGACCTgcggtggggggaaggggagaggtagGGGGAAGCATACACTTCAAATTACCCATTATTATATTGAAAAATAAATGCCATATTTAAGGACAAAGCCTGACCTGCAGAGTACCCAAAAAGTCTAGCCAAACCAAGCACCAAGGTTTGTAGTTCACATTCATGCTACAGGGTGACTGGAGTACAAACAGCCAGAAGTCAAAACTCAAGAAATCATTTAGGATGCCCCTGCATCTTTAGATCAAATAGGGGAACCAGAAAGTGTAAACACAGAACTAGAGAACCAAATTCAGCCCTGTTAGGTAATGTGGGATTTTTAAATTCAAGCCCATTTACAGATTTGGAGGGAGGGTAGCCACCTTGGCTTTGTTATTTAGCACTGTTAATGCGTTTCGGATCAGAATCCTAAGCACAAAACAGAGGCAGTGGTTGCAAGTACCAAGCAAggacaaatattttattattatatttatttattacacttgtataccgCCTCCATagccatagccagggctctcagggcagttcacagaaaatgctaaagagcacacaactgcacaaaatctgAATAACAGCCAAGGCAGTGGGGTAAAAGAACTGATATAATATGTGAGCACGAAAGAAATTATAACAAGATAGAGACATATAACATCATATAACTATAACATCAGTATACATGTATACAAAATAGAGTAAAGTTACCAAAACATGGTTCATGTATTTAGCAATGAATTGATGAGTGAGATAAGACTCCAGGACTCCAGATTTTATACATGTTTTGCCACAGCTTCCTCAGAACCTCACTATGATTACTGCAAAACTTAACACactacaaatgaaaataaattccCTAACTGAGGTTACACATATGGAATtgggatttattttcatttgtattgtGTTATGTTTTGCAGTAATTATAGTGAGGTTCTGAGGAAGCTGTGGCAAAACAGGTATAAAATCTGGAGTCCTGTAAAGTCTTCACTCGCTCAGCAATTCATTGAACCACGATTTGGTAACTTTATTTTGCAGTTGTGTGATGTTTAGCATTTGTCGTTGCTCGGATCAGAGTCCTgccatgggggaaaaaagttCTGCTTTTTCTCTTGATACCTATCTGTCATTGCACAAtttaagaagagacctgctggatgaGATTAAAGCCTCATTTAGTtccatctagatcagccttcctcaacctggggcgctccagatgtgttggactgcatctcccagaatgccccagccagagctggggcattctgggagttgtagtccaacacatctggagcgccccaggttgaggaaggctgatctagatcaAAGCcccacacaatggccaatcaaaAGCTTCCAGGAAGTTCATAAGCAGGACTAGAAGGCAATACTCCTGCTGTTGCCTCCCACCTCTACGACACCCCACCCTAGGTATTCGGAGGTACACTGCCTCTAATCGTGGTGcttccatttagccatcatgactattaGGCATTGACATACTTTTCCTCCTTGAATTTGACTAACCCCTTTCTAAGCTAGTGGTCAtcacaatattttattattattattatttatttatatagcaccatcaatgtacatggtgctgtacaattttATGGTAGTGAATTTGCCAAGAGGCACTTTCTTCTGTCTGGAATCTGTTGCCAATCCATTTCGTTgaatgaccctgagttctaataTTTTGGGAGACAGAGAGTGGGGAAAATCTATATGCATCATTTGAATATGGTGGGGTTTTAGACTGCACTCTTATGCacgcttacctaggagtaaatgcACTTGAAGACAAGGGGGCTTATTtggagtaaacatgtacaggattggacTGTATGTCTATTTTGCTGTGGTTATTTGACTTGTATTACCTTGATATTTGGGGTTGGGGCAGGACtataaattaa includes the following:
- the RABEP2 gene encoding rab GTPase-binding effector protein 2, producing the protein MEEPQRVQDVVAPGPDLPRDPGPEETIQSLQAQLAAALAEVETVRAVAAVSEGTKHEAVEGVRRRCQEEVASLQTILKDTISSYEARLSAVERDSRENAWSRLLPRTNPLDSLEKQMEKAQEDTQRLRAIVLPMEQEIAELKAKLAHAEGLVQELQGEQRSLCSSAESLLADPEAVPSDAPGDDHVTLGEGGVAEKFARSLDSVSIASFSSLAPSPGPPVRRRRPPSPETASIASSTGTLVPETIYLPPAGYQLVPESEWMQLHGQVRQQCEALEEAAREKASLEEALRRSNDECTKQVQVLLTQVQTSERLLQGLQATVSETQRQTQEQMADLAASHKRLSYEVQRLNAENEGLRGGACSQAPCPTEEENRRLPSTIPELQALVHQLRQQSAAQLRAAEHQAERLRIEIVSLRERLDEEAASQSGLQGALEREQEERELLQASLNSIRSEMERLQQEQEERNRSQAQPDAPTVGEASSLQDRSEP